A single region of the Moorena sp. SIOASIH genome encodes:
- a CDS encoding tellurite resistance TerB family protein: MGLFDKISIGRQHSQTTLGPAEAFAAIALIAGAADGYATNSEVQAIITALSRMQLFRSYSADVMARMFERLLMLLQRQGSDPLLSAALKSLPHELQGTAFAIATDIILADGEITDEEEEFLNELYHALEISEQTAVKIIDVMLIKNQG; encoded by the coding sequence ATGGGTCTGTTTGACAAAATTTCAATTGGTCGTCAACACAGCCAAACAACACTCGGACCAGCTGAAGCATTTGCTGCGATCGCGTTAATTGCTGGTGCTGCTGACGGATACGCGACTAATTCTGAGGTCCAAGCTATTATTACTGCCTTATCTCGAATGCAGCTGTTCAGGAGCTACTCAGCTGATGTAATGGCAAGAATGTTTGAACGACTTTTGATGCTCCTCCAGCGGCAAGGTTCTGATCCTCTTCTTAGTGCAGCCCTGAAATCACTCCCCCATGAACTACAAGGAACAGCCTTTGCGATCGCCACTGATATTATTTTAGCAGATGGAGAAATTACCGATGAGGAAGAAGAATTTTTGAACGAGCTTTATCATGCTTTAGAGATATCAGAACAAACTGCTGTAAAAATTATAGACGTAATGTTAATTAAAAATCAAGGGTAA
- the ligA gene encoding NAD-dependent DNA ligase LigA, producing the protein MAPVTPDVNQRVQELRRLLQNASYAYYVLDNPIMADAIYDQLYRELQELETEYPELVTSDSPTQRVGEKPATGFVSVGHNIPLYSLDNAFNLEEFKQWQERWQRHISGDISQDSGLNTEYVCELKIDGSALALTYEKGILVRGVTRGDGSTGEDITQNVRTIRSIPLGLNLDQLNLDQPPALVEVRGEAFLPLDVFERINQEREQAGEPLFANPRNAAAGTLRQLEPRIVAKRQLAFFAYTLHIPNQDSSEEYTIPMPNSQWDALELLQKLGFPVNPHRQCCASLQDVQDYYNYWDAKRKDLPYLTDGVVVKINAFPIQQQLGFTQKFPRWAIALKYPAEEAPSRVEAITVNVGRTGAVTPLAILQPVQLAGTTVQRAALHNGDYVAQLDLRVGDTVIVRKAGEIIPEVVRVLPELRPDHAEPFEMPTHCPVCDQPLVRPLGEAVTRCINSSCPAIVKGTLTHWASRNALDINGLGEKIVEQLVDQGLVTSVADLYDLTLEQLVSLERMGHKLAQKLLNAIAKSQTQPWSRVLYGLGIRHVGSVNAQTLAQTFPTIEQLAQATITDIEGIYGIGPEIAQSVWGWFQISSNQTLIARLREAGLQLAASQQTIALDKNQPLTGKTFVITGTLPTLKRSEAKDLIQNAGGKVTSSVSAKTDYLVVGEDAGSKLEKAQELGIPQLSESQLLELL; encoded by the coding sequence GTGGCACCAGTAACCCCCGACGTAAACCAGCGAGTTCAGGAACTGCGGCGACTGTTGCAAAACGCTAGTTATGCCTACTACGTCCTGGACAATCCCATCATGGCAGATGCCATCTACGATCAACTCTACCGGGAACTGCAAGAGCTGGAAACAGAGTATCCTGAGTTAGTAACCTCTGATAGTCCAACCCAGCGGGTAGGAGAGAAACCAGCTACTGGTTTTGTTTCCGTGGGCCACAATATCCCACTCTATAGTTTGGATAATGCCTTTAACCTTGAGGAATTTAAGCAATGGCAAGAACGATGGCAGCGTCATATTTCTGGTGATATTTCCCAAGACTCAGGACTCAATACTGAATACGTTTGTGAACTCAAAATTGACGGTTCAGCATTAGCACTGACCTATGAAAAGGGGATTTTAGTGCGGGGAGTGACCAGAGGTGATGGGTCCACAGGAGAAGATATTACTCAGAATGTCCGTACTATTCGCTCCATTCCTTTGGGACTCAATCTAGACCAACTTAATCTAGACCAACCGCCAGCTTTAGTAGAAGTACGTGGTGAGGCATTCTTACCTCTGGATGTATTTGAGAGGATTAATCAGGAACGAGAACAAGCAGGTGAGCCATTATTTGCTAATCCTCGTAATGCCGCTGCTGGTACGTTGCGCCAATTAGAGCCTCGAATTGTTGCTAAACGGCAATTGGCTTTCTTTGCTTATACCTTACATATTCCGAATCAGGATAGTAGTGAAGAGTACACCATCCCAATGCCCAATTCCCAATGGGATGCTCTAGAGTTGCTGCAAAAGCTGGGTTTTCCGGTGAATCCCCATCGCCAATGTTGTGCTTCTCTACAGGATGTTCAGGATTATTACAATTACTGGGATGCGAAACGGAAAGATTTACCTTACCTGACCGATGGGGTAGTGGTGAAAATTAATGCTTTCCCCATACAACAACAATTGGGGTTTACCCAGAAGTTTCCTCGTTGGGCGATTGCTCTGAAATATCCGGCTGAAGAAGCTCCCAGTCGTGTGGAAGCAATTACGGTTAATGTGGGACGCACCGGAGCAGTGACACCCTTGGCTATTTTACAACCAGTGCAATTGGCAGGCACAACAGTACAACGGGCTGCCCTACACAATGGTGATTATGTTGCCCAATTAGATTTGCGAGTTGGGGATACGGTGATTGTACGGAAAGCGGGGGAGATTATCCCGGAGGTGGTACGTGTCTTACCAGAGTTACGTCCTGATCATGCTGAACCCTTCGAGATGCCTACCCATTGCCCTGTTTGTGATCAACCCTTGGTGCGCCCCTTAGGTGAAGCAGTGACTCGCTGTATTAATTCATCTTGTCCTGCGATTGTGAAGGGAACCCTCACCCACTGGGCAAGTCGTAATGCTCTTGATATTAATGGTTTGGGGGAAAAGATTGTAGAACAATTGGTAGACCAAGGTTTAGTGACATCTGTTGCTGACCTTTATGATTTAACCCTAGAGCAGTTGGTGTCATTGGAGCGTATGGGGCATAAGTTAGCCCAGAAGTTGCTAAATGCGATCGCAAAATCCCAAACCCAACCTTGGTCACGAGTCCTTTATGGGTTAGGGATTCGTCATGTCGGTAGTGTCAATGCTCAAACCCTTGCCCAGACTTTCCCTACCATTGAGCAGTTGGCTCAAGCAACCATCACCGATATTGAGGGAATCTACGGCATTGGACCAGAAATTGCTCAGTCTGTCTGGGGTTGGTTTCAGATTTCCAGCAACCAGACCTTGATTGCTCGATTGCGAGAAGCAGGTTTACAGTTAGCAGCCTCCCAGCAAACTATAGCGCTAGATAAAAATCAACCCTTAACCGGAAAAACCTTTGTGATTACTGGCACCTTGCCTACCCTTAAGCGTAGTGAAGCGAAAGACTTGATTCAAAACGCTGGTGGTAAGGTTACTAGTTCCG